One region of Nothobranchius furzeri strain GRZ-AD chromosome 16, NfurGRZ-RIMD1, whole genome shotgun sequence genomic DNA includes:
- the sgca gene encoding alpha-sarcoglycan isoform X2 — protein MAGFGSWIFFSTVVAASLFGASAEIKVTIPVGRLFTYELMRETFQNDFEPLLKLYTGQLYDDPMIFKCNKQGFPDLPEWLRLVQRHPLDNGFLYGMPTSPGKTTIEIYAINKRSYDTARHTLVIKAVAEKMLPYQAEFFIPLREVEKVLPSSVQDEIKQDLQKLWSTNALEIVNITNALDRGGRVPLPLAGHFEGVYVKVGSERYFSKCLQRVLTVEHQKQCKAEAKVKVPGGCSFCNIPSNCITWCKTALFDLTKKEPAPPAPTVGSGILEAGEGFDPPESPPSRDFFPDYIVTVIVPLILTIVLCLLLVYIMFGRREGVAKRNARTNNIQLYHHHTIHGNAEELRSMAANRSASPPLSTLPMFNSRTGERASPLQSDSIPLIMAQQDPYSDTLPR, from the exons ATGGCAGGCTTCGGAAGCTGGATCTTTTTTTCCACAG TTGTTGCAGCTAGTTTGTTTGGGGCCAGTGCAGAGATCAAAGTTACCATTCCTGTGGGAAGACTCTTTACTTACGAGCTGATGAGGGAAACGTTCCAGAATGACTTCGAACCTTTGTTGAAACTCTACA ctGGGCAATTGTACGACGATCCCATGATTTTTAAATGCAACAAGCAGGGTTTCCCTGACCTCCCAGAGTGGCTGCGCTTAGTCCAAAGACACCCCTTGGATAATGGCTTCCTGTATGGCATGCCAACATCTCCAGGAAAAACTACAATTGAG ATCTATGCAATCAACAAACGCAGTTATGACACAGCCAGACATACTCTTGTGATCAAAGCTGTTGCAG AGAAGATGCTGCCCTACCAGGCAGAGTTCTTCATCCCACTGAGGGAGGTTGAAAAGGTGCTGCCCTCTAGTGTTCAGGATGAGATAAAGCAAGATTTGCAGAAGTTGTGGAGCACAAATGCCCTGGAAATTGTCAACATCACTAACGCCCTCGATCGTGGGGGCAGAGTTCCCCTCCCACTTGCAGGGCACTTTGAGGG TGTGTATGTGAAGGTGGGGTCGGAGAGGTATTTCTCAAAGTGTCTGCAAAGGGTCTTGACAGTGGAGCACCAAAAGCAGTGTAAAGCAGAGGCCAAGGTTAAAGTGCCTGGAGGATGCAGCTTCTGCAACATTCCCAGCAACTGCATCACCTGGTGCAAGACAGCACTG TTCGACCTGACCAAGAAGGAACCAGCACCACCTGCTCCTACAGTGGGTTCTGGGATATTAGAGGCTGGTGAAGGCTTCGACCCACCAGAGTCTCCCCCCAGCAGAGACTTCTTCCCAGACTACATCGTGACAGTAATCGTGCCCCTGATCCTCACCATCGTTCTGTGCCTGCTGCTGGTGTACATCATGTTTGGAAGGCGTGAAGGAGT tGCAAAACGGAATGCAAGAACAAACAA CATCCAGCTGTACCACCACCACACCATTCACGGGAACGCCGAGGAGCTGAGGAGCATGGCTGCCAACCGCAGTGCCTCCCCACCCCTGTCCACGCTGCCTATGTTCAACAGCCGTACAGGAGAGAGGGCCTCGCCGCTGCAGTCTGACAGCATCCCTCTGATCATGGCCcagca GGATCCTTACAGCGACACCCTGCCCAGGTAA
- the sgca gene encoding alpha-sarcoglycan isoform X1, with translation MAGFGSWIFFSTVVAASLFGASAEIKVTIPVGRLFTYELMRETFQNDFEPLLKLYTGQLYDDPMIFKCNKQGFPDLPEWLRLVQRHPLDNGFLYGMPTSPGKTTIEIYAINKRSYDTARHTLVIKAVAVMFLTEKMLPYQAEFFIPLREVEKVLPSSVQDEIKQDLQKLWSTNALEIVNITNALDRGGRVPLPLAGHFEGVYVKVGSERYFSKCLQRVLTVEHQKQCKAEAKVKVPGGCSFCNIPSNCITWCKTALFDLTKKEPAPPAPTVGSGILEAGEGFDPPESPPSRDFFPDYIVTVIVPLILTIVLCLLLVYIMFGRREGVAKRNARTNNIQLYHHHTIHGNAEELRSMAANRSASPPLSTLPMFNSRTGERASPLQSDSIPLIMAQQDPYSDTLPR, from the exons ATGGCAGGCTTCGGAAGCTGGATCTTTTTTTCCACAG TTGTTGCAGCTAGTTTGTTTGGGGCCAGTGCAGAGATCAAAGTTACCATTCCTGTGGGAAGACTCTTTACTTACGAGCTGATGAGGGAAACGTTCCAGAATGACTTCGAACCTTTGTTGAAACTCTACA ctGGGCAATTGTACGACGATCCCATGATTTTTAAATGCAACAAGCAGGGTTTCCCTGACCTCCCAGAGTGGCTGCGCTTAGTCCAAAGACACCCCTTGGATAATGGCTTCCTGTATGGCATGCCAACATCTCCAGGAAAAACTACAATTGAG ATCTATGCAATCAACAAACGCAGTTATGACACAGCCAGACATACTCTTGTGATCAAAGCTGTTGCAG TCATGTTCCTTACAGAGAAGATGCTGCCCTACCAGGCAGAGTTCTTCATCCCACTGAGGGAGGTTGAAAAGGTGCTGCCCTCTAGTGTTCAGGATGAGATAAAGCAAGATTTGCAGAAGTTGTGGAGCACAAATGCCCTGGAAATTGTCAACATCACTAACGCCCTCGATCGTGGGGGCAGAGTTCCCCTCCCACTTGCAGGGCACTTTGAGGG TGTGTATGTGAAGGTGGGGTCGGAGAGGTATTTCTCAAAGTGTCTGCAAAGGGTCTTGACAGTGGAGCACCAAAAGCAGTGTAAAGCAGAGGCCAAGGTTAAAGTGCCTGGAGGATGCAGCTTCTGCAACATTCCCAGCAACTGCATCACCTGGTGCAAGACAGCACTG TTCGACCTGACCAAGAAGGAACCAGCACCACCTGCTCCTACAGTGGGTTCTGGGATATTAGAGGCTGGTGAAGGCTTCGACCCACCAGAGTCTCCCCCCAGCAGAGACTTCTTCCCAGACTACATCGTGACAGTAATCGTGCCCCTGATCCTCACCATCGTTCTGTGCCTGCTGCTGGTGTACATCATGTTTGGAAGGCGTGAAGGAGT tGCAAAACGGAATGCAAGAACAAACAA CATCCAGCTGTACCACCACCACACCATTCACGGGAACGCCGAGGAGCTGAGGAGCATGGCTGCCAACCGCAGTGCCTCCCCACCCCTGTCCACGCTGCCTATGTTCAACAGCCGTACAGGAGAGAGGGCCTCGCCGCTGCAGTCTGACAGCATCCCTCTGATCATGGCCcagca GGATCCTTACAGCGACACCCTGCCCAGGTAA